Part of the Qipengyuania sp. SS22 genome, ATTCCAACTGCTCGAGAATCAGGAAAGCTGGCGCGCGCAATTGCGCCTGCCGCGTGCCACCCGCTGGCTGACCCGCGAAGAACGCGGGCTTATCAACCTGTTGCAGGAAAGTCCGAGCGCGCAGGAATTGCTCGCCGCGTAGCCCGCAGACGCGAGAAGGGCTTCTGCTTTTCGGAAGTTTGCGATAAACGGAGCGGGCCGATGGTGCGGAGCCATCGCGCGTCCGCGCGTGCATCGGGGCAACGGCGGGCATCTGTTCTCCGCCGGAATGTCGTATCCATGCACCGGCTCGCCAATTTCGATGTCAGTCGCCAGTTCCTCAGCCAGCGCAGCAAGATTGCCGCCCAAGTGGTGTTCGGGGCCATGTGCGCCGCGGCCATGGTCGGCCTGCGTTCGCTGGTCGACGTTTGGGCGCCGATCTCGGGGCCCTTCGCGATGATTTATCCGACGATCCTGCTCGCCACGCTCTACGGACATTGGCGCGCGGGCGTGGTCGCCTTTACGATCACCTTCTTCTGGGCGTGGTTTTTCATCCTGCCGCCATCGCGCTCGTTCCTGTTCGCCGATCTTACCGATCCCGCACGCGTCGTCCTCAATGCCACCTGTGCGCTGATCGTGCTCGTCTTCGCCGAGGCCTTTCGCCGTGCGGCGCATGCGACGATGGACGAAATCCGCGAACGCGCCGACCGGCGGCTGACATTGCTGGCCGAGCTCGAGCACCGCACGAAGAACAATTTCGCGCTGGTCGCCAGCATGCTCGAATTGCAGAAGCGGCGTATCCCGCAGCGCGAATTGCATGCCCCGCTCGACGACGCGGTGGGCCGCGTGCGGACCTTTGCCGATGCCTATTCGGCGCTGGCACTGGAACAGTCGGACGATCCCGATGTCGCGATGAAGCCCTATCTGGAATACCTCCTCGACCGGATCGAGGGATCGAGCCTTCCGCCATCGGTGCGCCTGTTTCGCGAGATCGACCAAGCGACGCTGAGCCCTGAAGAGGCGGTGGCAATCGGGCTCTATCTCAACGAAGCGGTCGCCAATGCGTGTAAATACGCCTTCCCCGACGACCGGACCGGCACGATCGCGGTGTTCTTCCACGCGCGCGGCGACACGTGGCGGTTCACTATCGAGGACGACGGCGTGGGCGCCGATGCCTTTACCGATCCGGGGGGCGGACTGGGCAGCCAATTGCTCGCCGCCTTTGCCGCCCAGGCCGAGGCGACGCACCATGCGGGGCCCGTGCTAAACGGTTTCCGCACGGAAATGCGCAAGGAAGACCAGTCCGAACTTGCGTAGGGTAGCCTAAAAGGATACCGCCGCGGCCATGCATCTGGCCGGCTCCAAGATACGCCAATGGCGCGAAACACAGCGCCCTCCGCTCAGTGCGGAGGAATTCGGCGCGCGCTATGGCGATCCGCAGCCATGGCCCAGCCGGACCGTCTATGGCTGGGAAGCGAAGGGCAAGATCGCGCGCGCCACGGTCCAGAAGCGGCTGGCCGAACTGGGCATCTGCCAGCCCGCCGACTGGCTCGAACCTGCTCCTGCACCATCCGATCAGAAAGGTACCGCCCCCATGAGCGGAAGCGCCACGCATCCCTTTTACGACATGCACACGCATGGCTTCGTCCGCCTCGCGACGAGTACGCCCAAGGTGCGCACGGCGGACATCGCCTATAATGCCGAGGGCATTCTCGAGACCGCGCACGAGGCGCATGCGCAGCATGTCGACCTGCTGCTCTACCCTGAACTGGCGCTGTCCTCCTATGCAATCGACGATCTGCATTTACAGGGCGCATTGCTCGATGCGGTCGAAGCGCAGATCGAGGCGATCATCGACGCATCGCGCAAGCTTAGTCCGGTGCTGGTCTTCGGCGCGCCGCTGCGCCGCAATGGCCGAATCTACAACTGTGCGCTGGTCGTTGCGCGGGGCGAGCTGCTTGGCGTGGTGCCCAAGAGCTTCCTGCCCAACTATCGCGAATATTACGAGAAGCGCTGGTTCGCGCATGGCCGTGAATGTGTCGGCCTGATGATCCGCTGTGGTGCCCGAGAAGTACCTTTCGGTACCGATCTGATCTTTGCCGCCAACGATCTGCCGGGGTTCACCTTCGGTATCGAGATATGCGAAGATTTCTGGGCGCCCAATCCGCCCGGTACCATGGCTGCGCTGGCGGGGGCGACGATCCTGCTCAATCTTTCGGCATCGAACATCGTCATCGGCAAGTCGGACGAGCGCCATTTGCTCAGCCGCGCAAGCTCGAGCCGGTCGGTCTGCGCCTACGCCTATTCGGCCAGCGGGCATGGCGAAAGCACCACCGACCTCGCGTGGGACGGTCAGGGGATGATCTACGAGCTGGGCGATCTGATGGCCGAAAGCGTGCGCTTCGATCTCGCGCCCGAACTGTGCGTCACCGATATCGATACGCAGCGCATTCTCTCCGAGCGGATGCGCATGCAGACCTTCAACGATGCCGCCGAGGCCGCCGGACGGCCCGAGGACTGGTACCGGCGGATCGCATTCGAGCGCGCCGCGCCGCGCGCAGACGTCGGTCTCAACCGCCCGATCCGCCGGTTTCCCTTCGTGCCCAATCGCGCCGACAAGCTCGATGAGGATTGCTACGAAGCGTTCAACATCCAGGTCGATGCGCTCATGCGGCGGATCCAGGCAACCCGGCCGAAAAGCCTGACCATCGGTATCTCGGGCGGGCTCGACAGCACGCATGCGCTGATCGTCGCGGCGAAGGCGATGGACCGGCTGGGCCGTCCGCGCAGCGATATCCATGGCTATACTTTGCCCGGCTTCGCCACTTCGGACGATACCAAGTCGAACGCCTGGCGGCTGATGGAAGCGTTCGGCATCACTGCCGAGGAAATCGACATTACGCCCACCGCGCGGCTGATGCTCGAAAACATCGGCCATGCATTTGCCGATGGCGAACCGGTCTATGACACGACTTTCGAAAACGTTCAGGCGGGCTTGCGCACCGATTATCTCTTCCGCCTGGCCGGGCAGAACGGCGGGTGGGTCATCGGCACCGGCGATCTCAGCGAGCTGGCGCTGGGGTGGTGTACCTATGGCGTGGGCGATCACATGAGCCATTATGCGGTCAATTCGGGCGTGCCCAAGACGCTGATCCAGTATCTGATCGGCTGGGCCACGCGGACCGCGCAGTTCGATGCGGGCGTCGACGCCGTGCTGACCGACATCCTCGCCACAGAGATCAGCCCCGAACTGGTTCCGGCAGGCGAAGACGGTGCGATCCAGAGCACCGAGTCGATCATCGGCCCCTACGAACTGAACGACTTTTTCCTTCACCACATCATCCGCTGGGGCCAGAAACCCAGCCATGTCGCCTTCCTCGCATGGCATGCCTGGAAGCAGGCGGACGCCGGGCTGTGGCCGATCGACTTCCCCGAGCAGGCGAAGAACGAATATGATCTCGCCACGATCGCGGAGTGGCTGGAGAAGTTTCTCAAGCGCTTCTTCGGCTTCAGCCAGTTCAAACGCAGCGCGATACCCAACGGGCCCAAGGTCAGCGCGGGCGGCGCGCTGAGCCCGCGGGGCGACTGGCGCGCGCCCAGCGATGCCGTAGCCGACACGTGGATCGCCGAACTTGCCGCAGCGCTCCCGCCGCGGGATGGTGACTGACCATGTCGGCGCGGGCCTTGTTGGTAATGATGATGTGTAACATCGTCTGGGCGCTCAATATCGTGGTCAGCAAAGTGGCGATCGTCGACCTTGCCTCGCCGCCGCTGTTCTATGCGCTGCTGCGCTCGCTTATCGTGGCGATCGTGCTCATCCCGCTGCTGCGGCCGCTGCCTGAAAATCTCGGGCGTGTGTTGCTCATCGGTCTGGCGATCAGCGGAGGATCCTTCGCCCTGCTGTTCATGGGGTTGGTCACGGCCAGTCCCTCGGCTGCCGGGGTCGTCAGCCTGACCGGCGCGCCGATGACGGTGCTGTTCGCGATCCTGTTCCTAGGTGAGCGTATCCGCTGGCGCCGCGGGCTTGGCATCGGCCTCGCATTCGGCGGTGTGCTGTTCGCCATGGCGGGCGAAAACCAGATGGAGACCAGCACCGGCCTGTTGCTGGTATTCATTTCCGCCGTGGTGGGGGCGCTCGGGACGGTCTTCGTCAAGCGGCTCGACCTGTCATCGATCCGGTTGCAGGCTTGGGCGGCGCTTGCCTCGGTAGCGGTGCTGCTGCCGCTGACCGCGGTGATGGAAAGCGGGCAGGTCGCGTCGCTTGCCACCTCACCGTGGAAGCTCGCTGCATGTCTGTTCTTCGCCGCAATCGTCGTGTCGGTCGGCGCGCACACCGCCTATTACCGGATGCTGCGCGAATACGATGCCAATCTGATCGTGCCGTTGACGCTGTTCACGCCGATCCTGACCATCGTCTTCGGTGCGTGGTTGACGGGGGACGCGATCGGCGGGCGGTTGGTCGTCGGCGGCGGCATCGCGCTGGCCGGGGTCGCCATCATCGTGCTGCGGCCGAGCAAAACCTTCACCCGCCGCTTCCTCGTCCGCCCGCGGTTCTGATCAGCCGAGTTTCACTGTCCAGCCGTGGGTATCGGCAACGGCACCCTTCTGGATGCCGACCAGCTTCTCGCGGACCTTGTTGGTCATCTGGCCCGTACCACCGCTACCGATGGTGAATTCGCCGTCGGGGCCAAGCACCGTGCCGACCGCGGTGACCACTGCGGCAGTGCCGCAGGCCATGGTCTCGAGCAGGCGCCCCGTGGTGGCATCCACGCGCCACTGGTCGATGCTGTAAGGCTCCTCGCGCACTTGGAGCCCTTCTTCCCGCAGCAGCTGGATCAGGCTGTCGCGGGTGATGCCAGGCAGGATCGTACCCGTCAGCGGCGGCGTGACCACGCTGCCGTCGTCGAACACGAAAAACAGGTTCATCCCGCCCAGTTCCTCGACCCATTTCTTCTCCACCGCGTCGAGGAAGACGACCTGGTCGCAGCCATTGGCAATGCCTTCGGCCTGCGGGACGAGGCTGGCGGCATAATTCCCGCCCGTCTTGGCCGCGCCGGTGCCGCCCGGGGCGGCGCGGGTGTAATTGCGGCTGACCCAGATCTTCACCGATTGCGCGCCCGCCTTGAAATAGCCGCCGACGGGCGATGCGATCAGGACATATTTGTACTGCCGCGCGGGCCGCACGCCGAGGAAGGCTTCGGAGGCGAACATGAACGGCCGCAGGTAGAGCGCGCCATCGGGAATCGTCGGCACCCAGTCGCGGTCGCGGGTGACCAGCTGGCGGATCGATTCGAGAAACATTTCCTCGGGCAGTTCGGGCATCGCCATCCGCCGCGCGCTTTCATTGAAGCGCCGCGCGTTCTGCTCGGGCCGGAAGAGCGCGAGCGAGCCGTCTTCCTGCTTGTAGGCTTTCATGCCTTCGAAGATTTCCTGCGCGTAATGCAGCACGGCCGCTGCCGGATCGAGGCTGATCGGCTCGCGCGCGCCCAGCGTCGCCTGGTGCCATCCGCCCTTGTCGGCATCGTAGTCGATCACGACCATGTGATCGGTGAACAGCTTGCCGAAACCGGGGTCGAGAAGCGCCTGCTGACGGGTTTCGCCAGGGACGGGGGCGGGGTGGGGAAGGTGCTCGAAATCCATGCTGCGCGGGTAATCGGAAGGCGCGCGCGAGGCAAGGATGAGTGTGGTGGCTTGTGTCGTCGGTAAGAAAGCGGCTGGTGCGGCGAAGGTCGGAAACCGATCCGATCTGATCTGGCACAATGAGAAGGGCAGTCCCACGCCCGTAGGTGGAACTGCCCTTCGCATGGTCAGCGGCGGGAAGTGCCGCTCACGAAGCCTCTAAGGGTTTGGTTTTACCGATAGTGCTCCGCGCGGAAACTTGCCGACCTCTCTGCTGAACCATGAGACATCGGATCACCTCCTTTCGCGCTGTTTAGAGCCAAAGTACCCCGTCTCCGGGGAACAAGACCGCGTTTCGCCGCTGATCTTGTGGACATATTGGAGTCTTCCAGAGGCTTAAAACAAGCCTTGTAAAAAAGTTTTCCCACGTCAGAATTGGTGTTTCTGGCTCGGATCGGTTTCCGGGCCTTTTTTGTGCCTCCTGACCGCGATCATGCCGGAGGCGGCCGGTCGCGCGACTCCGGTCAGCGGCAATCCTCGATCACGCGCGTCACCTCGGCCCAGGGCGGCAGGTAAAGTGTGGATAAGCCCGGCGCTTCCACAGCGAATCGCCCACGCGTTAGCGCCATCGCATCGAGCAGCGGGTCGCGCGCGCTCACATAAGCGATCAAGCGGGGCCGTCCCGCGCTGTCGGGGGTGAAAGCGCGGGCGGGCAGCGTGCGCTCGGCGGTTTCCGTACGGATGATCATCTGTCCATTGCCGCCTGACGCGGCATTGCGCACCAGCCCGACCTGCCGGTCGGCGGTGAGGCACAGCAGCGAGAAGACCGACGTACCGCGGCCATCGACGAATTGCGCGACCGCATTCTCTCCACTGTCCGAGTAGGTCCAGTTGCCTGCCGTCTGCGGACGGTCGATCCAGTTCTCTGCCGGGGCGGGCGCGGGCATCGGGGGCGGCGCTGCCGGGGTAGTCGCAACCGGCGTCGGTGCAGGCTCGGGCGCGGGCGTCGGCTGCGGAGCGGGCACGCAGGCCGCGATGGTGAAGCTCAGCGCTAGCGCGCCACCCAGATGCAAATAGATCGGTTTCATGCCTGCACAATGATCGCTAACGCGCAAGTTTCCAATGCCGAAAAAGATGCGCCTCGATCAGATGCTGGTAGACCGCGGGCTCGTGGAGAGCCGCACGCGCGCGCAGGCGCTGGTCATGGCCGGGTTGGTTTTCACCGGCGAACAGAAATTGGCGAAGCCGGGGCAGCAGCTTGCCCATGATGTCCCGCTCGACGTGCGCGGGCGCGATCATCCCTGGGTTTCGCGCGGCGGGATCAAGCTGGCGCACGCGATCGAACAGTTCGGTCTCGATCCCAAGGGTGTCACTGCAATGGACATCGGGAGTTCGACCGGCGGCTTCACCGACGTGCTGTTGCAGGGCGGGGCGGAGCATGTCTTCGCAGTCGACAGCGGGACCAACCAGCTGGCGTGGAAGCTGCGGCAGGACGAACGCGTCACCGTGCTCGAACAGACCAGCGCACGCATCCTCACACCCGAAATGATCGACCGGGCGTGCGACTGGGTGGTGTGCGATGCCAGCTTTATCGGGCTGGCCAAGGTGCTCGACCGTCCGCTCCAGCTTGCGGCGCCGCACTGCCGCTTGGTCGCATTGATCAAGCCGCAATTCGAGGTCGGACGCGAGGAAGTGGGCAAGAAGGGCGTAGTCAGCGATCCCGCGCTGCACCGGCGGGTCTGCGACGAAATGCGCGAGTGGGTCGAGGGACTGGGCTTCGCGGTGCAAGGCATCGTGGAAAGCCCGATCACAGGCCCCGAAGGCAATGTCGAATTCCTGATCAGCGCCGAAAGAACCCCGCCGCGCGATTGACCTTGCGCCTCGCTTGCCACTAGTCGCTCATGCAAACCTATTCACGGAGAGAGCATGTCCGCCAATATCGCCGAAATGGAACGCCGCCGCGATGCCGCCAAGATGGGCGGCGGGCAGAAGCGGATCGACGCACAGCATGCCAAGGGCAAGCTGACCGCGCGCGAACGGCTCGATATCCTGCTGGACGAAGGCAGCTTCGAGGAACTCGACACCTATGTCGAGCATGACTGCGTCGACTTCGGTATGCAGGACCAGAAGATCCCCGGCGACGGCGTGGTCACCGGGTCGGGCACGATCAACGGCCGGCTGGTCTATGTCTTCAGCCAGGATTTCACCGTCTTCGGCGGCTCGCTATCGAAGCGCCATGCGGAGAAGATCTGCAAGGTGATGGACACCGCGATGAAGGTCGGGGCGCCGGTCATCGGCCTCAACGACAGCGGCGGCGCGCGCATCCAGGAAGGCGTCGCCAGCCTCGGCGGCTATGCCGAGGTGTTCCAGCGCAACGTGCTCGCCAGCGGCGTGGTGCCGCAGATCAGCCTGATCATGGGGCCGTGCGCGGGCGGGGCGGTCTACAGCCCGGCGATGACCGACTTCATCTTCATGGTCGAAGACAGCAGCTACATGTTCGTCACCGGCCCCGATGTCGTGAAAACGGTGACCAATGAGGTCGTCACGCAGGAGGAACTGGGCGGCGCGAAGACGCATACGACCAAGACCAGCGTGGCGGACAACAGCTTCGAGAACGATATCGAGACGCTGCTCGCGACGCGCGATTTCTTCGATTACCTGCCGCTGTCGAACCGCGAGGATGTGCCCGAGCGCCCGACGAGCGATGCCTGGGACCGCGAGGAGCCGAGCCTCGACACGCTGATCCCCGACAACGCCAACCAGCCCTACGACATGCACGAAGTCATCCGTAAGACGCTGGACGAAGGCGATTTCTTCGAAGTGCAGCCGGGCCATGCGGCGAACATCATCTGCGGCTTCGGCCGGGTCGAGGGGCGCACGGTGGGCGTGGTTGCAAACCAGCCGATGGTGCTGGCGGGCGTGCTCGACATCAATTCATCGAAGAAGGCCGCGCGGTTCGTGCGCTTCTGCGATGCCTTCGAAATTCCGATCCTGACCTTCGTCGACGTGCCCGGCTTCCTTCCCGGCACCAGCCAAGAGCATAACGGCATCATCAAGCACGGCGCGAAGCTATTGTTCGCCTATGCCGAGGCGACCGTGCCCAAGATCACCGTGATCACCCGCAAGGCCTATGGAGGCGCCTATGACGTGATGGCCTCCAAGCACCTGCGCGGCGACCTCAACTACGCCTGGCCCACCGCCGAGATCGCGGTGATGGGCGCCAAGGGCGCGGTGGAAATCATCTTCCGCCAGGACCGCGACAATCCCGACAAGATCGCCGAGAAGACCAAGGAATACGAAGACCGCTTCGCCAACCCCTTCGTGGCGGCAAGCCGCGGCTATATCGACGAGGTGATCTACCCGCACTCGACCCGCAAGCGGATTGCGCTGGGGCTACGCAAGCTGCGGACCAAGCAGCTCGAGAACCCGTGGAAGAAGCACGACAATATTCCGCTGTGATCCCTGAACTGGAAAAATTGAAACTGCTTCTCTGGGAAGAGTGGGATCCTATCGGGGTCAACGAGACAGACTGTCCGCGGGACGAGTATGATGCCTATGCTCTCAAACTATATACCATGCTGAAGTCCAAGGCGTCCCGCGATGAGGTTCGCAACTACCTCGTTTGGGTGCGAACCGAGTATATGGGTTTAGGGGAGAAGGGCGATCCGCCTTCTAATTCCGACGAAGGGGTCGCAGACTTAGCAATGAAAATTCATGAGGATGCGTAATGAAACTCGGCCGTCTCAATCATATCGGCGTCGCGACGCCTTCGATCGCGGAATCGCTGCGCTATTACCGCGATGTCATGGGCGCGACGCTTACGCATGAGCCCTTCGACCTTGAAGAGCAGGGCGTGAAGGTCTGTTTCGTCGATACGCCCGGGCAGGATGGCACCCACGGCACGCAGATCGAGCTGATCGAGCCGCTGGGCGAGCAGTCCACGCTCACCGGTTTCCTCGCCAAGAACCCCGCCGGAGGGCAGCACCACCTGTGCTACGAGGTCGAGGATATCGAAGAGGCCCGCGCGTGGTTCGAAGGGCTGGGCAAGCGCATTCTCGGCCCCACGCGCATTGGCGCGCATGGTACGCCGATCTTCTTCCTCCACCCCAAGGACATGATGGGCCAGCTGACCGAAATCATGGAAACGCCCAAGGACGACGCGCACTGGTCGAACTAACCGGCGCGGAGGTTGGAATGGCGCCCCACCAACCTTTTTCGTCACCCCCGCGCAGGCGGGGGTCCAGCTGACCTTGCGAGTTTGAGCGACCGTTGTCTGGATCCCCGCCTGCGCGGGGATGACGGGAACAGGCAGCGGAAAATGAGAGGAACTTCGATGCTTTTCTACGACAGTCCCAACCCGGCGCCCAATCCGCGCCGCGTGCGTATCTTTGCCGCCGAGAAGGGCATCGAGCTGCCGAGTAAGGAAGTGTCGATCCCCAAGCGCGAGCAGAAGGCGGAGGACTTCGTCGCCAAGAACCCGCGCGGGCAGACGCCGATCCTCGAGCTCGACGACGGCACGGTGATCGCCGAAAGCGTCGCGATCATGCGCTATCTCGAGGCCGAGCATCCCGAGCCGCCGCTGTTCGGCACCACCGCGCGCGAAATCGCGGAAATTGAGATGTGGTGCCGCCGGGCCGAGATGATCCTCATGCCGCCGGTCGGCGCCGTGTGGGTGCATACGCATCCCTTCACAGCAGCCCTGCCGGGGCGCAATGCGGAGTGGGGCGAGGCCAACCGGCCGCGCGTGGCCGAAGCGATGCGCTTCTTCGACGAATCGCTGGAGGGGCGCGATTACCTTGCTGACGAGACATTTACCGCGGCGGATATCCTGCTGCTGACGACTGTCGACTTCGCCAAGTTCGTCGGGCTCGCAATGCCCGGGGAATGTTCGGCGCTTGCCGCATGGCATGATCGCGTGTCGGCACGGCCCAGCGCGGCCGCCTGAACCTCCGCTACGCAAGGCTCTTGCACGCAGGCGTCATCGCAGCCAAGGTCGGTTGCGAAACGAAACGAAACAATCGCACCTTGGGAGAGACGCGTGAGCTACGAAACCATCGTCGTCGAGAAAGACGGCCCGCTGACCACCATCACGCTCAACCGGCCCGACCGGTTGAATGCAATGGCGCCGCAGATGGCGGACGAAATCGGCGCGGCTTTCTACGATCTGGGCGACAGTCGCGCAGTGCTGATCACCGGCGCGGGCAAGGGTTTCTGCTCGGGCGCCGATCTCGCCGCGCGGGGCGAGGGCAGCGCGCTGCAGAACAAGGGCGGCAGCCACCGCGCTCTGCAGAACCATTATAACCCGGCGATCAACCAAGTGCTGCGCGCGCCGGTGCCCGTGATCTGCGCGGTGAATGGCCCCGCTGCGGGCGTCGGCTGCAGCCTCGCGCTGGCGGGCGACTTCGTGCTGGCGGGCAAGAGCGCCTATTTCCTCCAGGCCTTCGTCAATATCGGTCTCGTCCCC contains:
- a CDS encoding enoyl-CoA hydratase-related protein, producing the protein MSYETIVVEKDGPLTTITLNRPDRLNAMAPQMADEIGAAFYDLGDSRAVLITGAGKGFCSGADLAARGEGSALQNKGGSHRALQNHYNPAINQVLRAPVPVICAVNGPAAGVGCSLALAGDFVLAGKSAYFLQAFVNIGLVPDGGSTWLLSRAIGRARATRMMMLGEKIGANQAEDWGLIYKACDDDALIGEARALAHKLANGPTLAYATMKKNIATAMDGTITEVLLAEAEGQRLAGASKDAMEGGMAFLQKRKPDFKGE
- the mce gene encoding methylmalonyl-CoA epimerase; amino-acid sequence: MKLGRLNHIGVATPSIAESLRYYRDVMGATLTHEPFDLEEQGVKVCFVDTPGQDGTHGTQIELIEPLGEQSTLTGFLAKNPAGGQHHLCYEVEDIEEARAWFEGLGKRILGPTRIGAHGTPIFFLHPKDMMGQLTEIMETPKDDAHWSN
- a CDS encoding branched-chain amino acid aminotransferase, whose product is MDFEHLPHPAPVPGETRQQALLDPGFGKLFTDHMVVIDYDADKGGWHQATLGAREPISLDPAAAVLHYAQEIFEGMKAYKQEDGSLALFRPEQNARRFNESARRMAMPELPEEMFLESIRQLVTRDRDWVPTIPDGALYLRPFMFASEAFLGVRPARQYKYVLIASPVGGYFKAGAQSVKIWVSRNYTRAAPGGTGAAKTGGNYAASLVPQAEGIANGCDQVVFLDAVEKKWVEELGGMNLFFVFDDGSVVTPPLTGTILPGITRDSLIQLLREEGLQVREEPYSIDQWRVDATTGRLLETMACGTAAVVTAVGTVLGPDGEFTIGSGGTGQMTNKVREKLVGIQKGAVADTHGWTVKLG
- a CDS encoding glutathione S-transferase family protein, producing the protein MLFYDSPNPAPNPRRVRIFAAEKGIELPSKEVSIPKREQKAEDFVAKNPRGQTPILELDDGTVIAESVAIMRYLEAEHPEPPLFGTTAREIAEIEMWCRRAEMILMPPVGAVWVHTHPFTAALPGRNAEWGEANRPRVAEAMRFFDESLEGRDYLADETFTAADILLLTTVDFAKFVGLAMPGECSALAAWHDRVSARPSAAA
- a CDS encoding acyl-CoA carboxylase subunit beta; amino-acid sequence: MSANIAEMERRRDAAKMGGGQKRIDAQHAKGKLTARERLDILLDEGSFEELDTYVEHDCVDFGMQDQKIPGDGVVTGSGTINGRLVYVFSQDFTVFGGSLSKRHAEKICKVMDTAMKVGAPVIGLNDSGGARIQEGVASLGGYAEVFQRNVLASGVVPQISLIMGPCAGGAVYSPAMTDFIFMVEDSSYMFVTGPDVVKTVTNEVVTQEELGGAKTHTTKTSVADNSFENDIETLLATRDFFDYLPLSNREDVPERPTSDAWDREEPSLDTLIPDNANQPYDMHEVIRKTLDEGDFFEVQPGHAANIICGFGRVEGRTVGVVANQPMVLAGVLDINSSKKAARFVRFCDAFEIPILTFVDVPGFLPGTSQEHNGIIKHGAKLLFAYAEATVPKITVITRKAYGGAYDVMASKHLRGDLNYAWPTAEIAVMGAKGAVEIIFRQDRDNPDKIAEKTKEYEDRFANPFVAASRGYIDEVIYPHSTRKRIALGLRKLRTKQLENPWKKHDNIPL
- a CDS encoding TlyA family RNA methyltransferase, whose translation is MLVDRGLVESRTRAQALVMAGLVFTGEQKLAKPGQQLAHDVPLDVRGRDHPWVSRGGIKLAHAIEQFGLDPKGVTAMDIGSSTGGFTDVLLQGGAEHVFAVDSGTNQLAWKLRQDERVTVLEQTSARILTPEMIDRACDWVVCDASFIGLAKVLDRPLQLAAPHCRLVALIKPQFEVGREEVGKKGVVSDPALHRRVCDEMREWVEGLGFAVQGIVESPITGPEGNVEFLISAERTPPRD
- a CDS encoding DMT family transporter, which encodes MSARALLVMMMCNIVWALNIVVSKVAIVDLASPPLFYALLRSLIVAIVLIPLLRPLPENLGRVLLIGLAISGGSFALLFMGLVTASPSAAGVVSLTGAPMTVLFAILFLGERIRWRRGLGIGLAFGGVLFAMAGENQMETSTGLLLVFISAVVGALGTVFVKRLDLSSIRLQAWAALASVAVLLPLTAVMESGQVASLATSPWKLAACLFFAAIVVSVGAHTAYYRMLREYDANLIVPLTLFTPILTIVFGAWLTGDAIGGRLVVGGGIALAGVAIIVLRPSKTFTRRFLVRPRF
- a CDS encoding sensor histidine kinase encodes the protein MHRLANFDVSRQFLSQRSKIAAQVVFGAMCAAAMVGLRSLVDVWAPISGPFAMIYPTILLATLYGHWRAGVVAFTITFFWAWFFILPPSRSFLFADLTDPARVVLNATCALIVLVFAEAFRRAAHATMDEIRERADRRLTLLAELEHRTKNNFALVASMLELQKRRIPQRELHAPLDDAVGRVRTFADAYSALALEQSDDPDVAMKPYLEYLLDRIEGSSLPPSVRLFREIDQATLSPEEAVAIGLYLNEAVANACKYAFPDDRTGTIAVFFHARGDTWRFTIEDDGVGADAFTDPGGGLGSQLLAAFAAQAEATHHAGPVLNGFRTEMRKEDQSELA
- a CDS encoding NAD(+) synthase, coding for MSGSATHPFYDMHTHGFVRLATSTPKVRTADIAYNAEGILETAHEAHAQHVDLLLYPELALSSYAIDDLHLQGALLDAVEAQIEAIIDASRKLSPVLVFGAPLRRNGRIYNCALVVARGELLGVVPKSFLPNYREYYEKRWFAHGRECVGLMIRCGAREVPFGTDLIFAANDLPGFTFGIEICEDFWAPNPPGTMAALAGATILLNLSASNIVIGKSDERHLLSRASSSRSVCAYAYSASGHGESTTDLAWDGQGMIYELGDLMAESVRFDLAPELCVTDIDTQRILSERMRMQTFNDAAEAAGRPEDWYRRIAFERAAPRADVGLNRPIRRFPFVPNRADKLDEDCYEAFNIQVDALMRRIQATRPKSLTIGISGGLDSTHALIVAAKAMDRLGRPRSDIHGYTLPGFATSDDTKSNAWRLMEAFGITAEEIDITPTARLMLENIGHAFADGEPVYDTTFENVQAGLRTDYLFRLAGQNGGWVIGTGDLSELALGWCTYGVGDHMSHYAVNSGVPKTLIQYLIGWATRTAQFDAGVDAVLTDILATEISPELVPAGEDGAIQSTESIIGPYELNDFFLHHIIRWGQKPSHVAFLAWHAWKQADAGLWPIDFPEQAKNEYDLATIAEWLEKFLKRFFGFSQFKRSAIPNGPKVSAGGALSPRGDWRAPSDAVADTWIAELAAALPPRDGD